In Fusarium oxysporum f. sp. lycopersici 4287 chromosome 9, whole genome shotgun sequence, the genomic stretch ATCGCGCATTGATCGCGCATCATCCGGAACCATCTCGCCATCGCTCACCGTAGGAAACGGCGTGAGAACATGGCTGATGTCTCCCCACCAAGTCTCTCCGAACTGCGTGAACCAATCGACTGTAATCTTGAGGCCCTCATCAATCGACACTTTCTGTTCCCAACCAAGCCTCTTTAGTTTGGTGCCATCAACTGCATACCGGCGGTCATTGAAGGGTCTGTCCCGAGTGTACTTGATCCACTTGCGGAGCTGCTCCGGGGTATCGTGTGGTATCCTCATTCGGTCGAGCAGCATCCCGCAGAGCTCTAGATTGGATACTTCGTCCTGTGAACCGACGTTGTAAATCTGGCCAATTTGACCTTTGTGGAGAATCGTGTCAAACGCATCAGCTGCGTCGCCAGCGTAGAGATATCGCCGGGTAGGCGTGCCGTCTCCGTGCAGAACCAGTGGCCGCTGACGGTTAAGAAGACATGTAAACTTGGGGATAATTTCTAAGAACGGTTAGAATCTTGGGCATgcatcatgcaataagcAGCTTCCTGACTCACTCTCCGGATATTGATGAGGACCGTATACGTTGTTACTCCGCACAATGATGGCAGGTAATTTGAAACTCTTCTGGTAAGACTGCACTAACATCTCAGCTGCCGCTTTGCTGGCGGCATATGGATTTGTGGGAGCCAATATGCTCGTCTCAAGaaggtcgtcg encodes the following:
- a CDS encoding dTDP-glucose 4,6-dehydratase, with protein sequence MITGGAGFIACWVVRHLTLTYPHAYNIVSFDKLDYCAALNNTGVLSESSNFTFYHGDITNPAEVVDCMERYNIDTVLHFAAQSHVDLSFGNSYGFTHTNVYGTHVLLESAKKVGIGRFIHVSTDEVYGEVKEDDDDLLETSILAPTNPYAASKAAAEMLVQSYQKSFKLPAIIVRSNNVYGPHQYPEKIIPKFTCLLNRQRPLVLHGDGTPTRRYLYAGDAADAFDTILHKGQIGQIYNVGSQDEVSNLELCGMLLDRMRIPHDTPEQLRKWIKYTRDRPFNDRRYAVDGTKLKRLGWEQKVSIDEGLKITVDWFTQFGETWWGDISHVLTPFPTVSDGEMVPDDARSMRDEPLESQDIRQGKLPEQHKKDDMSGGCRETQQNGEDTSGLHQNNGGGYQITA
- a CDS encoding dTDP-glucose 4,6-dehydratase, which produces MERYNIDTVLHFAAQSHVDLSFGNSYGFTHTNVYGTHVLLESAKKVGIGRFIHVSTDEVYGEVKEDDDDLLETSILAPTNPYAASKAAAEMLVQSYQKSFKLPAIIVRSNNVYGPHQYPEKIIPKFTCLLNRQRPLVLHGDGTPTRRYLYAGDAADAFDTILHKGQIGQIYNVGSQDEVSNLELCGMLLDRMRIPHDTPEQLRKWIKYTRDRPFNDRRYAVDGTKLKRLGWEQKVSIDEGLKITVDWFTQFGETWWGDISHVLTPFPTVSDGEMVPDDARSMRDEPLESQDIRQGKLPEQHKKDDMSGGCRETQQNGEDTSGLHQNNGGGYQITA